aaaaaaaggaaaaaaatcgaaaaacggcgccgaagccgccAAAGCTGGGCTGCCGCGGGACACGCTCCATGCGTTCTCCGTCGCGTCCTCCGATGAGTCGTCGCTTCCGTAtccgctcctctctgccggcgcgccggtcaAAAAGCCCTCCTCGTCAGCGACCGTTCCCCCTGCCGCGGCAGAtctcgccgtcctccacTTCCTTTTCCTGGCCTGTCCGCTGACGGATTTCCGGCATCCGCTGCTCTCGCcagcgctccttctcctcgatTTCTTCGCCAGCATGcgctcttcgttttctctctcacaaggcgcggctgcgcgtccctccgctgagcggcgcgcccttccgcctgcgctgccggccTCCGAGGCCGCTCTGACTGCCGCGGTTTCGGCCGCGGAACACATGCTGAAAAATGTGGAACAGTCCGGGAAACAAGCCCCGCAacggaaggagacgcgctctgccgcgagaggcgagacggagCAGGAAGCCCAGGGTGCGGAGAGCGGCTTGCCGCcagctgtcgctgcttcttcgaTTGACACCAGCTTGCAAATTCTTCTGCTTCAACGCATTGCCATGCGCGCCTCGGGACGCTTCTTcccctccttcttctcgctcgcgatCGCGCTGCTTCGCACGCTCCTTCAGTCGGCTGAGGGAGGCAAGGCGAACGCGCAGGAAAGCCAGGAGATTGCAAAGGCTGTGCTGAACACTCTCCGCGCACAAGTCCACCAGATGGTGAGGCACACAAGCGCCCTCGTCGGAGAAAAGAccgacggccgcgccggctTCAGCTTCTTTCTCCATCAGCCGCAGAGTAAAACCGAGGCAatagtatatatattttttttaGATATGGCGGCGTATGTAATGTGAATTGCCGTCGTTCACTTCTGTTGCTGGTGGGCTCCATGATGGCCTTCCGCATTCGGTGGCTTTTCGATGtcctctcgcttctctcccgTTCGGATCCCTTCTTTTTCACGGAGTGCATTCTGTTTGTGTGCATTTTGGACTTCCGGCAGTGGAGTCTTGTAGGGCAATAGTGCCGCTGGTTTGCCGCCGCCTGTCCCCGTCTATCACAAGCAGAACCTGCAGACCTGTGCGCAGGCCTCTGGCGCCTGATCCTTCCATTCCGTCTCGCTGTTGGTGGCGGTGCTTTTTTTGGCCTGGTGTTTCCTGTTGTGCCTGATCTCGCCAGCTGCGCTCCTCTTTCGCTTTGGGGAGGGTTGCATAACGTCCTTTCGGTTGCGCTGCCGTTACATCCGTTTTCgttcctgcgccgcgcgcagtgTTTGTCGTCACCTTTCATTTTGTGAGTTGCCTTTGTGTGCCTTTCCGCAGGCCGAGGCTTCGCAAGCGGCGTATGTCCCCTTGGCGCACTATCTGCTGCCCGCGTTCCCTGCCTtgcacgcggcgctgcttctcgcagccgctcggtcggcgccggcgaaggtcgagaagagagcggagaaacggcaggaagccgcagaaggcgacgaaggcgcagactgcctcgcgcggctcacgcaggcgccgtgGTTTCCTCTCCTggtcgcgctgcggcggctgtggAGAGCATGCGAGGCGATCCTCGTGGCGCCACTGGAGCCCCTCAGCCTCTATCATGCCGGCGAAAAGGTAAGGAACGTACATCGTTTTCCACCGTCTCGAGTGAAAACGCGGTTGGCATCGGCGTGGCTCGACGACCGAGGACCTGCGCCGTTTCACGGATGTCTGTGTCTAAATATGTTCGTGTCTGCGCCACGGAACATGCGCATCTCTCCTCGTTCGCGGATCTGGAACAACTGGCTCCACCTCGCTCCCGTTCCAGGGCCGCTTGTGGAAGTGTGTGTGGCTTCACGACTTTGAAACATTATACAATATATGCGTGTGCgtatagataggtagatgggtagatagataaataGCGCTTGACAAGAACAAATAGATAGAGCGATGGATCTTGATAGACGTAGATGAGTAGATAGGTGTGGATAGACAGGTAGATGGACAAATAGGTGGActctgcgcgcgggcgacgcggttTCGGTATCGCGAACGTGTTTTCGAAGCGCTTCCGGCCTTTGTTTTGCCCAGGTCGGGTTGACGCTGTTGACGCCTCGGTACGTCGAGCCGTCTCTGCTTCGGCGTCGAGGCTCCGCGTGGGCGCTCGAGGACGAAACGCGCGTGGGTTTCGAAGAACTCCGTCGGGagaagcggcaggcgaaCCAGATGCGCCGGCAGGGAGGCCGCATGCtgcgccgagacgccgcgTTTGTGATGACGCAGAagggccgcagagagagcttCCGCAAGCGCAGAAACGCCGACCGCCAAAAGGAGATCATGGGCATTCTCGAGCAGGACCAAGTCGAGTACAAGAAACTCAAAACTACAGGTGAAAACGAGGCAaagaaggggggggaggcgaagcTGGGGACCGTAGAGGCTGCAGggcttccgctgcggcgcgggtAGTAGACCGGTGCGCGCCGGGGCTACAGGGAGACTGTGCGGATGTGGCGAGTGCTTCTTCACGTTGTATGGAACGgttctgtgtctctctccccctgtctgtctcttcttttcgtcgtcttcaggAGGCACAATGGACACGTCCCTAGCGGCGTATCGACCGAGCAAGCAAAAGAAAAAGCAACGCATGGCGGGGAACAAACAGGAGACTCCAGCGGCGAAATGAGGTTATCCAGTGCTTTCGTCGCGCCCGCGTATTTTGCATTTTGGCGTATTCCCCGCGGTGCATGCTGTTATGTCTTCTCATTGCCGTTCGGCattcctctctgcgcttcgtTCACAAGCGTCCTCTCTATCCCTGTGCGGGATCTCTCTTGGGTTTCCATTGTATGCGATCCAGCCTCTCCCCTGGGCTCTTGGGACTCTGTCTCGCAGCGTCGTGCTTGCCTGAGGTGACCTCCTTGGCGCACGGCTCGCTTTTTTGTCGTTTGTAGAATGGAGACGCCGGTGTCAGAATGGTGCTTACGCACGGCTTCGAGGCTGCGTGTTCTGCGCTCTCGTCTCTGGCGGTTCTCTGTCTCGACCGGGCTCGCTGCCTTCAAGTGTGCGTGTCATCGCGCCGAGCTTCACTTCATCGCCAAGGCCAGTGTCTCGTCGTCGCATTCTCTCTCACCACTGAAATCCCTCTGGCGTTCTCATAGTGGCTCGCTGCGGcccttcgcgcgcctgcctcgccgcggtgCTTGAGAGGAtggagccgcgagagcggaagGAACCGTCGCTTTACACATCTTTTTCAAAGCACGTAGATGCATGCGCTTCAATCTATTTCAGAATTTACCGACCTCCGCCTACACAATACATCGTCGTGTTGCCGGCTCGAGGTTGGCACCGAGTCTACTTTCGCCATCGCCGCCACACTGGCGATTATTGTCACAGTTACTAGTTTGCTACGCTTCGATTCGAAAGCCTCGTGTCTCGCACGACAGTGCGGCGCGCACACGTCCTCTCTCcggcgcaggctgcagaggtCGCTCAATGCGTGTTGGGTGGATGCTGGGCGATCCCGCTGCATGCAAATGCACGTGGCGACGCATCGCTTCCGGACATTGAGAGCCAGCACTCCGCACTCTGGCACACGCCCCACTTCGTCCTTACGGCCTTcagacggcagcgaggcagacatGCTCACACGTAATATCTGCCGTTCTCACGCGTCTCTCATGCTTCAAACCGGCAACTGGATCAAATAAGAGCTGACAAAGTTAACAGAAGCCATGACGAGGGTTCGCCAGGCAGAGTGGAAGGTTTCCCATATTCAACTCATGTCCGCCTACTCGAAGTGCTACGTCATTTTGCCGTCGTCGAATCGCGCCTGCGAAAGGGATGCTGGCGAGCTGCCTGACCAAACACTCCCAGTGCGTCACAGTATGGTCAACCCTACCATGGTCCCTTTTTCAAATAGAGTTAGGGGCAAGGCACAGACCTCACATGAATCTTTACTCTGCGGAGATGAGGGCAGTCCAGCAGTGTATGCTTTGCGAGTCACGAGGCAGGTTGCCGGAGTCGCTTCGGTCAAGATCTGCTTTTTTTGGTTTCTTCGAGGAGCCCGGAGGGGTCCCTGACTAGCTTTCGTCTGTCTAGATATCTTGCCTCTCCGCATTCCGTCATGTCCGTGATCCACCTGTGTATTCAacgccggagacgcgcgcggagtcgTATTTGCCCAGAaacgtctcctctctgtctcgttAGCTCATCAGTTTGTTGGCTTCCAGTCATACAGCTGTGGATCGCAAATCGTTTGTTTAGAGACGAGACCTACTTACAACGTGCCACCGATCCACGGCTATGATCTTTGCAGTCTCCGTGAGCCCTTGTGCTTCCTATATGCTTCTTCCTTCTATATAGCAGGATGGAAACGCGAGAACGTACTGCACTTGCATCTTTACTCCTGTCCAATCTTGATTCTCCTTAACAAGATTGTGTGGCAGAATTCTCTTCCTACATCTTTTTCCGCTATCCGGTGTATGTCACTTCTGCCTCACAACGTCTCCCATTcgttccctctctcctcaaCATTGCTCGcttctgtctgcctctcggCTGTCGCGCGGACCCTTTTCTGTACAAGGGCGGACGCGAAAAACAGCAACGTTTGATTTTTCGACAAGAGAACGTTCAGCATGCACCAGCGCCGGACGTGTAAAAGAGCAACAGACACCACACAGCCCCGCGACGTCGTCGGCTTGCGATCGTCTCTGCTCAGCACCCGGCAGTCCAACTCGCCCGCTTCACCATCAACTGATTCATCAGCCATTTCTTTCTCCCTTTCTTCTGTTTGCgcttttctcctcgctcagACAAGCCACGCGAGAGATCTTTTCGACAATGGATTCACACCGATTATCGGCGCTGGTTGTCATCGTGGTCATCCTGCATGCGCAAACAAAAAGCGTTGCATGTGCGTACCCGAATGCGTCCTGTCGTCGCTGAGTGAGTCACAGCGTGCGTGAAACTTATTTCGACAGCTGTTCTGCGATGATCTTAAACATCAGCTCCATAGTGCTCAAGTGGAGCCCCGTGCGACATCCACGAGCACATCGTCTCTCGTAGCCGCCCGCGGTTGCGCTCCCTCCGCAACGATTGGGATGTCACACACACTCTGCTGATGAAGCAACCCGAATTGCTCTTAGGTTAAAACGGAGGCGACCACCGGGTCTACGCGTGCGTGGATCCTGTGCTACCAATGCAGAAGAAGGACTCAGCGATGTCTTCGCTCGGAAGCTCCTCCCCACAAGGGCGTAGCTGCATAAGGATTCCTGCCGCAACTgagtcgaggccgcgcagagctcAGAGCGCCGCTAGCTAGAGGTCTTACGACAGAGGAATTGTGCTCAGAGGCTGCGTAATGCTCCCAGTTTGAGTTCGACAGCTTGCCCCCTACAACGtggtgcgtctgcggcgtttgGTGCGTGATCAAGTTCATCTTGAGGGTGCTGGAGATCGCGTCCATGAACTCCTCAGTGGTCAGGTAGTCATTGGCCTGCGCCGAGCATGATCCAACACAGACAAGCGCGCGAACCTCACGCAAGAAAGACCGAGCGATGAGGCAATGGACGATCGGAGCCCGATGCCTCCGCCCTGTACAACCCTACACCCTAGCCAGAAGACGCCTACGGCAAGCACAGGCCGCGAAGTGCCGCCTGCAGGTCGGTGCCTACCGCGTCACCGAGAGATGAAAAGGAAAGTGCGCAGACTGCGTAGTTGCTTACCGTGACGTTGTCGGCGCCTTTGACGCAGATCGCGAGATCCTTCGGCatcgcgccgctctcgacgGTCTGGACGCAGGCCTTCTCCAGAGCAATGCAGAACTGCTCCAGGCGGTCGTTGCCGTCGAGCTTCGCTCTGCACAGCCACACGcggacggagacagcgacgcacaAGCGCATGCATCGCCTCCTACTGCCACGCCCCAGCAATGGACAGAACAAAAAAAGAAAGCCCTCATCGGACCGTGGATCTggacgggggcggcggcttGCGCTTTTCGGCGCCGTGCTCTCGAGCGTATTCCAACGACACTGCTGCTCTGTGGGCTCTCCATTGCTTTTCCTTCTCCCCCTCTTGGATCCGCTACCTGTGTGCAAGGCCCCGAGTCCAGGCGAAGATCGAGGCGATTGGATTCGTGGACGTTTTATGACCCTTCTGGTGCTGGCGGAAGTGGCGCGTCACGGTGCCGTGGGCAGCCTCGCTGACGACTGTCTGCCCGTCGGGACAGACCAGAATGGAGGTCATCAAGCCGAGCGAGCCGTAGCCCTGAAGAAAGAAAAGGCCCGCACAACGCAGCGAGCGACCCCGCCTGAACgtcgagaaaagagagacgaaaTAAAGGAAAACAGGcgaaagagagacgccgTCGGTTGCACAGAAGCGCACGCATCCGAGGAGTGGCGcagagcccgcggcgctAACAGACAGAGGCCGCTAGATacgcggcagacgacgcccCAGCAGCGACATCGAGGTGGCACAGCATCCATGTCTCTCCGCATTCCGTCCAGATGGACATCAAAGAGGCGACGACCAAAATGAAcgtcatgatattcgtacacCTTGTTTTATATATTGATTTTCAGGTATATTCTAGCACGAGAACTTGCTTCCGGAACCCTCCCCACCCCCATCCGTCTAGGCAGCAGTCCGGTTGCCGTGGatctgcctcgcgcctgtctctgttttcgcTCGTCGGTCGCGCtggatttttttttttcgaggCTACTccgtcctccctctcccctgGACAGAGCTGCtagacgcagcagctgcgcgattTTTATCTGGTATCTTACCTGCGCGACGATGTCAGACTGGACGTCGCCGTCGTAGTTCTTGCAGGCCCAAACGAAGCCGCCCTCGGACTTGAGAGCCTGCGCGACCATGTCGTCGATGAGTCTGTGCTCATACCAGATGCCTTGCTTCTCAAAAAGAGGCCGGAACTGCTCTTCGTAGTAGGACTGGAAAATGTCCTTGAACATGCCGTCGTACTGCTTCAGAATCGTGTTCTTCGTGCTTAAATACAGAGGCATGTTCTGGAAAAACAACCGAAAACGACAACAAACTGCAAACGTTAGAGAGACGCCTAAATAAGACAAAGCCTAAAGCACGCATATGCTTGatgcacacatacatatatatatatatatgtacaggTACGTACAGATACATATaagtacatatatgtatatatcgaTATATAGCCGCATGCAGGATGTACATGCAGTAGCAAGCAGCCAGCCAGAACGCAGGAAATGCGTTCCGCTGGCGTGCCTGCACGCAGGCAGGCAGACCCACACGCTTCGGCTGCCACAGCGGAATCCCTCTTGAGCACGGCAGGATCCGCTTCAAATACATATTTACAAATAATTTATTGTTTACTATAGATTTTGTGATAAAACTACAGCTTCATACATCAAGAGGCAACCTCACGCCCCCAGACATACAttcatacatacatgcatgtatatatgcaaatATACTGCAACGAaatgaatatatatgtatatatatatgcgtgtgtcTGGATGAATGCGACCTGCCGGATGGCTCGTCTGAGCTACCTGCTGCAGTGCGAACTTGAAGGAGCTGAGCGCGAATCCGCGGATGCTGTCCTCGGTGTTATACATGCCAAGCATGACACCGGGGCCCTTGAAAGAGAAGACTTTCTtctcgacgcgctcgccgcccgccgacgGCGTGAAGGAGATAGTGAAGTCTCCGGGGCTGTCGCAGACGAGCGACTCAGCCTTGTACTGGTCGCCGTAAGCGTGACGGCCGATGACGATGGGCTTCTTCCAGCCAGGCACGAGGCGCGGCACGTTGCTGATCAAGATCGGAGCGCGGAAGACTGTGCCATCCAGAATGTTTCTGAAAAGAACGCaaacgcagccgcggcgaacgaGAGTCAGAGCCGGGATCTCCTCAACGAAAAAAGCGGGAAAACCGGAAGCAAACCCGGCGACTGGGCACGCCTCCGAGCCCCGGGCGTCACCACAAGTGGTTGAGGATTCAGAACGCGCACGACTCAGGGAAAAGATAAAACGTCGCAGTCAGAAGCCGCAAAAGCGGGTGCATAAGTCCGCTCGTCTCTCGGAATCGACGACACGCGAGGCATacgcagcgaggccgagTGAATAAAAGTCGGTAGGCATGGCGTGGCGCCGAGATCCCCGTTCAGACGGCTCGTCACGCGGCCTGTGCGCAGAACGTGTTGGCCCCAtgcggcaggggggggggggtggagCTATTCCCTACTGCACTGAGACAAGCGTAAAGGACTGCTCAGGTAcgagcatatatatatatatatatatataaatacgCTCGCCGGCCTCACATGTGGCGCTCGGGTTCTCGCCGACATGATGGCGGTATACACAGGCATCGAAAAAGATCCACGTGGGAACTGTTTCACCGACGAAGGCGTCGGGGCCACTGATTTTCGCATGGCTAGTGGCAGTTCTGTCTTTCACGCGTCTCGGGTTAGACGCAGTAGCGCCGCGAAACACCCGTTGCCGCCGGAGCGACGCTTTGCAGTATGCTGCTCAGATGTATTCCTGGTTCGCTGTGCGCACCTGATAGTCCCGTTCGGGCTTTTCCACATCTTCTTCAAGTTGAATTCCTTGACACGGCCCTCGTCGGGCGTGATGGTGGCACATTTGATGCCGACGTTGCATTTTTTGATggcttcggcggcctcgagagTGACTGTGTCTTCGGTCCGGTCGCGATTCGTGACGCTGAGGTCGTAGTACTCAAGCGGAATTTCGAGGTAAGGGAAGAGGAGCTTGTCTTTGATCCAGGCCCAGAGAATGCGAGTCATTTCGTCGCCGTCCATCTCCACGACTGGGTTCTTCACGTGGATCTTGCCCTCCAGGTTGAACGCTCCGCCCGTCGCAACgccggcagacgacgcagaggacaaGAAGcgagcagagggagagacgggAGAAATCGCGCGCGGACCAGAGATCTTCGTGAAGTCTCTGCGAGATGTGGCATGCTGCGACACGCAAGAaacggaggaggcagcgacggctgAAGAGGAGGGCAGGAAAGACGGAGAGAGGGACAAGCGCGAGCTTGCCGCCCTCGCAGTCAcacagcgcagagagaaagccaTGGTGCTCGTGGCGACTGAAAAGAGCAACGAACAGACAAGACGCAAACTCGCGACCCACACACACAATCGGTCAACAGACCCGGAAACGCGGTCCGCAGTGCAGGTGAAAAAAACACTCTCTCCTCAAAAAACGTGCAAGCGGAGCGAAGTAATTTCTGAGGGGATTCTGAGAGGGACAATCGACATCCACGGAGAGACAAACTCGACGAAACGCGGGGACCCAACACACGCAAAAATCCAACTTCCCTGCGAAAAGCAACAACTCCGCTCCCGCGGTCGTCCGCGCGAAGTGCCACACATGCACCGTGCGACACACGCGTTCAGTCACTGAGAGAAACCAGCGTGGATCCACGTGAGACGCACAGGTGGCGACAAGTCGCAAACAGgcttttctctgcgcaggAGTCGCGACGAGAGCAGGTTGGAGTGCACGGCTGCCTGTGCGGACAGAAACTGCTGCAATTTTCCCCACAATACTGCGAGGAGACGTCGCGGCGAGTCGAGAGTCTGTCGGCTTTCGTGAAAATGCGAGAAAGCCGTGATGGGGGGAGCTGGCTTTTCAGCTTATTGCGCACTCCGATTCGCCAGAAATAGCAGAGTATGTCTATGGCAATCGGTAGATGCCACACTGCGGCGGCAAAGAAAAGCACGCCATCGAGCAGGTGACACAGGCCTGGCACCTTCTGCGGCAGGCTTCAGGAAAGCTTGTGCTACCATACCCACCGCCGATCTCTCTGTCCTCTGTGCGTAGAGCGCCTTCTGTATTACGCGGCGCGCAAGTCCGCACTCGCTGGGGTGAAACCTGCAGTCATGCGAGGACCTTTTGCTAATGTTGCGGCGCTTGATCCAGCCTTCCTTTCTATCCCCGCCATCACATCGCCATCAGCTACACATGTCTAGTGATCTGAAAATGTAGCGAATTCTtcgctccgcggcttcgtcgGGTCGCAAATAGTGCCGTTCGCTTGAGTCGAGGCCAGGCCTACGAACCCCTCTACTCTCTACTCtgctcgcagccgccgacgacCCAACGGAGGTAACTGAATCTTCGAGGGACCTGGCGGCTTCTGTCAAGTGATCAAGACTGGAAATCCATGCAAATATCCACGAGGTTCGACTCCGTTGCGATTCGCCACGTGAAACGACGAAGAAGTAACCGCGCGTTCCGCTGGCGCGAAAGCGTCAACAGCGATATCA
Above is a window of Besnoitia besnoiti strain Bb-Ger1 chromosome Unknown contig00007, whole genome shotgun sequence DNA encoding:
- a CDS encoding isocitrate dehydrogenase (encoded by transcript BESB_074140) is translated as MAFSLRCVTARAASSRLSLSPSFLPSSSAVAASSVSCVSQHATSRRDFTKISGPRAISPVSPSARFLSSASSAGVATGGAFNLEGKIHVKNPVVEMDGDEMTRILWAWIKDKLLFPYLEIPLEYYDLSVTNRDRTEDTVTLEAAEAIKKCNVGIKCATITPDEGRVKEFNLKKMWKSPNGTIRNILDGTVFRAPILISNVPRLVPGWKKPIVIGRHAYGDQYKAESLVCDSPGDFTISFTPSAGGERVEKKVFSFKGPGVMLGMYNTEDSIRGFALSSFKFALQQNMPLYLSTKNTILKQYDGMFKDIFQSYYEEQFRPLFEKQGIWYEHRLIDDMVAQALKSEGGFVWACKNYDGDVQSDIVAQGYGSLGLMTSILVCPDGQTVVSEAAHGTVTRHFRQHQKGHKTSTNPIASIFAWTRGLAHRAKLDGNDRLEQFCIALEKACVQTVESGAMPKDLAICVKGADNVTANDYLTTEEFMDAISSTLKMNLITHQTPQTHHVVGGKLSNSNWEHYAASEHNSSVDDHDDNQRR